Proteins from a single region of Eretmochelys imbricata isolate rEreImb1 chromosome 20, rEreImb1.hap1, whole genome shotgun sequence:
- the TRIP10 gene encoding cdc42-interacting protein 4 isoform X1: MDWGTELWDQFDDIERHTQWGLDLMEKYVKFVKERTEIEQAYAKQLRNLVKKYLPKRNTREDPESKFCQYQAFLQVVKELNDFAGQREVVAENLMTQICMELSKNAQELKQERKSHFQEGRRAQQQLENSFKQLENSKRKFERDCREAEKAMLAAEKLDQDLNATKADVEKAKQQANLRSHMAEESKNEYASFLQKFNRDQSQFYFLEMPQIFNKLQEMDERRTVRLKEGYGIFSETERQVMPIIGKCLDGMKAAADSVNEKNDSQVLIELHKSGFERPGDVDFEDFSQPINRTSSDSSLGTPRGTLDGRLDPRLLGKNKGKRWLFSKKNKLPPPPLSPVISAPPPSSSSATNGPPSPKFTRDPLSYCLNEINKTVKPRIASFRSLKRGPVITEDFSHLPPEQRRKKLQQKIEERTRELQKEIDQRDALNKMKDVYQKTPQMGDPASLEPKISETLSNIEKLRLEIQKYESWLAEAESRMLSNRPDSILRQSRHLDHATTLNNNGSHEKDSPDATHSDDSQDALNQPIYTEFDEDFEEDLASPIGTCVAMYQFEGSSEGTISMTEGEELSLMEEDKGDGWTRVRRSKGDEGYVPTSYLRVTLN, encoded by the exons GAATCTGGTGAAAAAGTATCTTCCGAAACGGAACACAAGAGAAGATCCAGAATCCAA GTTTTGCCAGTACCAGGCCTTCCTGCAGGTGGTGAAGGAGCTCAATGACTTTGCTGGGCAGAGGGAGGTGGTGGCGGAGAACCTGATGACGCAGATCTGCATGGAGCTCTCTAAGAATGCCCAGGAGCTCAAGCAGGAGAGGAAATCG CACTTCCAGGAGGGCCGGCGAGCCCAGCAGCAGCTAGAAAACTCCTTCAAGCAACTCGAAAAC AGCAAACGCAAGTTCGAGCGGGACTGCAGGGAGGCGGAGAAAGCTATGCTGGCAGCCGAGAAGCTCGACCAGGACCTCAATGCCACCAAGGCAGACGTGGAGAAG GCGAAGCAGCAGGCCAATCTGCGCAGTCACATGGCGGAGGAGAGCAAGAACGAATACGCCTCCTTCCTGCAGAAATTCAACCGGGACCAGAGCCAGTTCTACTTCCTGGAGATGCCGCAGATCTTCAAT AAGCTGCAGGAGATGGACGAAAGGCGGACGGTGCGGCTGAAGGAAGGCTACGGCATCTTCTCCGAGACTGAGCGGCAAGTCATGCCCATCATCGGCAAGTGCCTAGACGGCATGAAGGCAGCGGCCGACTCAGTGAACGAGAAGAAC GACTCCCAGGTGCTGATCGAATTACACAAGTCCGGCTTCGAGAGGCCGGGAGACGTGGACTTCGAAGACTTCAGCCAGCCTATCAACCGCACCTCTTCGGACAGCAGCCTGGGGACGCCCCGGGGCACCCTGGATGGCCGGCTGGACCCCCGCCTGCTAGGCAAGAATAAAGGGAAGCGCTGGCTCTTCAGCAAGAAGAATAAG ctcccaccccctcccctctccccggtgatctctgcccctcctccttcctcctcGTCTGCCACCAACGGACCTCCATCCCCCAAATTCACCCGGGACCCTCTGTCTTACTGTCTGAATGAGATCAATAAGACAGTCAAACCCCGCATCGCCTCCTTCCGCAGCCTCAAACGGGGG CCTGTGATCACGGAAGATTTCAGCCACTTGCCGCCAGAGCAGAGGAGGAAAAAGCTGCAGCAGAAGATCGAGGAGAGGACCCGGGAGCTGCAGAAGGAAATCGACCAGAG AGATGCCTTAAACAAGATGAAGGACGTGTACCAGAAGACGCCCCAGATGGGCGATCCCGCTAGCCTGGAGCCAAAGATCTCGGAGACCCTCAGCAACATCGAGAAGCTGCGCCTAGAAATCCAGAAGTACGAG TCATGGCTGGCTGAAGCAGAGAGCAGAATGCTGAGTAACCGGCCGGACAGCATCCTGAGACAGAGCCGTCACCTGGACCACGCCACCACCCTGAACAACAACGGCTCCCACGAGAAGGACAG CCCTGACGCTACCCACTCTGACGACAGCCAAGATGCCCTGAACCAGCCAATCTACACAGAGTTTGATGAGGACTTCGAGGAGGACCTGGCCTCGCCCATCGGCACCTGTGTGGCCATGTACCAGTTTGAAG gttccAGCGAAGGCACCATCTCCATgacggagggggaggagctgagccTGATGGAGGAGGACAAAGGCGACGGCTGGACCCGCGTGCGGAGGAGCAAAGGCGACGAGGGCTACGTGCCGACGTCCTACCTGCGGGTCACCCTGAACTGA
- the TRIP10 gene encoding cdc42-interacting protein 4 isoform X2 has translation MDWGTELWDQFDDIERHTQWGLDLMEKYVKFVKERTEIEQAYAKQLRNLVKKYLPKRNTREDPESKFCQYQAFLQVVKELNDFAGQREVVAENLMTQICMELSKNAQELKQERKSHFQEGRRAQQQLENSFKQLENSKRKFERDCREAEKAMLAAEKLDQDLNATKADVEKAKQQANLRSHMAEESKNEYASFLQKFNRDQSQFYFLEMPQIFNKLQEMDERRTVRLKEGYGIFSETERQVMPIIGKCLDGMKAAADSVNEKNDSQVLIELHKSGFERPGDVDFEDFSQPINRTSSDSSLGTPRGTLDGRLDPRLLGKNKGKRWLFSKKNKPVITEDFSHLPPEQRRKKLQQKIEERTRELQKEIDQRDALNKMKDVYQKTPQMGDPASLEPKISETLSNIEKLRLEIQKYESWLAEAESRMLSNRPDSILRQSRHLDHATTLNNNGSHEKDSPDATHSDDSQDALNQPIYTEFDEDFEEDLASPIGTCVAMYQFEGSSEGTISMTEGEELSLMEEDKGDGWTRVRRSKGDEGYVPTSYLRVTLN, from the exons GAATCTGGTGAAAAAGTATCTTCCGAAACGGAACACAAGAGAAGATCCAGAATCCAA GTTTTGCCAGTACCAGGCCTTCCTGCAGGTGGTGAAGGAGCTCAATGACTTTGCTGGGCAGAGGGAGGTGGTGGCGGAGAACCTGATGACGCAGATCTGCATGGAGCTCTCTAAGAATGCCCAGGAGCTCAAGCAGGAGAGGAAATCG CACTTCCAGGAGGGCCGGCGAGCCCAGCAGCAGCTAGAAAACTCCTTCAAGCAACTCGAAAAC AGCAAACGCAAGTTCGAGCGGGACTGCAGGGAGGCGGAGAAAGCTATGCTGGCAGCCGAGAAGCTCGACCAGGACCTCAATGCCACCAAGGCAGACGTGGAGAAG GCGAAGCAGCAGGCCAATCTGCGCAGTCACATGGCGGAGGAGAGCAAGAACGAATACGCCTCCTTCCTGCAGAAATTCAACCGGGACCAGAGCCAGTTCTACTTCCTGGAGATGCCGCAGATCTTCAAT AAGCTGCAGGAGATGGACGAAAGGCGGACGGTGCGGCTGAAGGAAGGCTACGGCATCTTCTCCGAGACTGAGCGGCAAGTCATGCCCATCATCGGCAAGTGCCTAGACGGCATGAAGGCAGCGGCCGACTCAGTGAACGAGAAGAAC GACTCCCAGGTGCTGATCGAATTACACAAGTCCGGCTTCGAGAGGCCGGGAGACGTGGACTTCGAAGACTTCAGCCAGCCTATCAACCGCACCTCTTCGGACAGCAGCCTGGGGACGCCCCGGGGCACCCTGGATGGCCGGCTGGACCCCCGCCTGCTAGGCAAGAATAAAGGGAAGCGCTGGCTCTTCAGCAAGAAGAATAAG CCTGTGATCACGGAAGATTTCAGCCACTTGCCGCCAGAGCAGAGGAGGAAAAAGCTGCAGCAGAAGATCGAGGAGAGGACCCGGGAGCTGCAGAAGGAAATCGACCAGAG AGATGCCTTAAACAAGATGAAGGACGTGTACCAGAAGACGCCCCAGATGGGCGATCCCGCTAGCCTGGAGCCAAAGATCTCGGAGACCCTCAGCAACATCGAGAAGCTGCGCCTAGAAATCCAGAAGTACGAG TCATGGCTGGCTGAAGCAGAGAGCAGAATGCTGAGTAACCGGCCGGACAGCATCCTGAGACAGAGCCGTCACCTGGACCACGCCACCACCCTGAACAACAACGGCTCCCACGAGAAGGACAG CCCTGACGCTACCCACTCTGACGACAGCCAAGATGCCCTGAACCAGCCAATCTACACAGAGTTTGATGAGGACTTCGAGGAGGACCTGGCCTCGCCCATCGGCACCTGTGTGGCCATGTACCAGTTTGAAG gttccAGCGAAGGCACCATCTCCATgacggagggggaggagctgagccTGATGGAGGAGGACAAAGGCGACGGCTGGACCCGCGTGCGGAGGAGCAAAGGCGACGAGGGCTACGTGCCGACGTCCTACCTGCGGGTCACCCTGAACTGA